The following is a genomic window from Streptomyces lincolnensis.
GACCGTACGCCCGGCCGACCGCATCCGCCGCACAACTCCGGCCACGCCTCACAGGCGCAGCCCAAGACCGCGAGCTACGACACCTGGCCCCGCCCTTGCCTGGGCAACCCCAACTCGGCCGCCACAGCGGAGTCGCAGTACTCCCGCACCGCGCTGGTCCGCGCCACCACGCGCCCTCGGTGCACCACGATCCGGCTGTACGCCAGGGACAGCGCCCCCGCCAGCCGGTCACCGCGTACGGCCAGCAGTTCGGCCGGGAAGCCCGCCTCTACGCGGACCTCCGGCAGGCCCAGGACGGCGCGCGCCGAGGCGCTCACCGCGTCGTAGGCGTCCTCGGGACGCAGGCCGTGGCGGGAGGCCAGCAGGTAGGCCGCCTCCAGGGGGTCCCCGCGACCCACGGGATTGGAGACGTCCCGCAGGGCGCCGCTCCCGGCGGCCACCCGCACACCGGCCGCGCGCAACAGCCGTACCGGAGCCGTGTCCCGGCGTTCGACGCCGCCGCAGCCGCCCTGGGGCACGCACACCACGGTGACGCCGGCGGCGGCGAACTGGTCGGCGGTGCGGGAGGCCACCTCGGTGGGCAGACGGCCGAGACCGCCGCACGGGGCGAGCGTCACACCGGGACGCAGCCCCCCGGCCATCGCCGCGATCCGGGCCAGCCGGGCCGGCTCGGTGGCGTCGGTGTGCAGGTCGACGGGGCAGCCGTGCTCGGAGGCGACCTCCAGGACCGCCTGCACATAGCCCGTCGGGTCAGGGTCCAGATCCGGGCACCCGCCCACCACGGACGCACCCATCTTCACCGCGTCCCGCAGTATCGCGAGCCCGTCGGCACCGGCCACCCCGGTCAGCATCCTCGGCACCGCCACCGTCGTCAGCTCCGTGAGCCCGCGCAGAGAACGCCGCGCCTGGAGGACGGCGGCCAGCGCGCCGAGCCCCTGGACGTCGCCCACCCGCACATGGGCGCGCACGGCGGTCGCCCCGTGGCCGAGCTGGAGCAGGGCGGCCTCCGTGGCCCTGCGCTGGACGTCCCTGGGGTCGTAGGAGACCGGTCCGTCCTCGTCGGCCGACAGGGCGGTGTCACCGTGCGTGTGCGGCTCGGCCGGAGCCGGCAGGAGCAGATAGCCGCCGAGGTCCACCCGCGCGCCGCACGCGCGCGTGCCGCCCGCCGCGAGACTCCCGGCCGTCCCGACGGCCTCGATGCGCCCACCGCTCAGCCGTACGTCCACGGTCCGGCCGTCGGTGAGCCGCGCCCCGCAGAGCAGCAGCCCGGCCCCCTCGGACCGCCCCGACGAGGAGTCGGAAGAAGAACCGGACGAGGAACCGGAGGAGGAGTGGGGCGGCTGCGGCTGACTGTCGGGCATCGCGCTCCAGAGGCTCGGGGGCTGCGCAAGCTCGGAGACCGCGCAAAGGGGACACAAGATCACGCAGAGTGAGTCGAGCCTAGGGTGGCGCCACGCTCACGACAGGGAGGAGCGCAATAGTCGTACCGGTGTGGTCCGCCGTGCGGGAGAGGCCTCCGTGGCCGGTGGGAGAGGCGCGGATCAGGGCTGGACGAGGGCCGCGAAACGGATTTGGGTGAACGGCGGCGGACCGTGTAATGTCTTCATCGCTCGCCCCAATAGCTCAGTCGGTAGAGCGTCTCCATGGTAAGGAGAAGGTCTACGGTTCGATTCCGTATTGGGGCTCTGGTGTGAGAGGTCCCCGCCGCGAGGCGGGGCCCGATCGCATCACAGCGGTGTAGCTCAGTCGGTAGAGCAAGCGGCTCATAATCGCTGTGTCACCGGTTCAAGTCCGGTCACCGCTACTGACAGTAGCCGATTGTGGGGTCGGTCCTTCGATCGGCTACTCTTCTGTGCGTTAATCGTTCAACTGTCCCATCCGTTCGTCAAGGAGCACTCCTGTGGCTGCCACCGACGTCCGCCCGAAGATCACGCTGGCCTGCGTGGAGTGCAAGGAGCGGAACTACATCACCAAGAAGAACCGGCGTAACAACCCGGACCGACTGGAGATGAAGAAGCACTGCCCGCGTTGCAAGGCGCACACCGCGCACCGCGAAACGCGATAAAACAGGCTCGTACTCGAGGCCGCCCCCGCAGTTCGGGGGGCGGCCTCGCGTCGTTTCGACCGCTTCAGCGAACGTTCGTTATCGACACCAGGAGGTACCGGGCCCATGGCGCTCGACCAGTCCTTCGTGGGGCGGACCTACCCGCCCACCGACCCCTATGAGGTGGGCCGGGAGAAGATCCGTGAGTTCGCGGAGGCCGTGGGGGACGCGAACCCGGCGTACACGGACCCCGATGCCGCCAAGGCGCTCGGTCACCCCGATGTGATCGCTCCGCCGACCTTCGTCTTCGCGATCACCTTCAAGGCGGCCGGCCAGGTCATCCAGGACCCGCAACTCGGCCTGGACTACAGCCGCGTGGTGCACGGCGACCAGAAGTTCTCCTACGTCCGCCCGGTGCGCGCGGGCGACCGCCTCACCGTCACCTCGACCATCGAGGCCATCAAGTCCCTGGCGGGCAACGACATCCTGGACATCCGCGGCGAGGTCCACGACGAGGCCGGCGAGCACGTCGTGACCGCCTGGACCAAGCTGGTCGCCCGCGCGGCCGAGGAGGCGTGAGCGATCCCATGACGGCGAAGATCTCCTACTCCGACGTCGAGGTCGGCACCGAACTGCCCGCCCAGACCTTCACCGTGACCCGCGCCACCCTCGTCCGGTACGCGGGCGCCTCCGGTGACTTCAACCCGATCCACTGGAACGAGAAGTTCGCCAGGGAAGTGGGTCTCCCGGACGTCATCGCCCACGGCATGTTCACCATGGCCGAGGCGATCCGCGTGGTCACCGACTGGACCGGCGACCCGGGCGCCGTCGTCGAGTACGGCGTCCGCTTCACCAAGCCCGTCGTCGTCCCGAACGACGACGAGGGCGCCACCGTCGAGGTGAGCGGCAAGATCGGCGCCAAGCTCGACGACCACACGGTTCGCGTCGACCTCACGGCCACCAGCGCGGGCCAGAAGATCCTGGGCATGTCCCGAGCGGTCGTCCGGCTGGCCTGACCGCCACACAAGGATTCGACGTAAGGGGCGCCCTCAATAGAGGGCGCCCCTTACGCGCCTTCCCGTACACCGGAACTCGGTGGCCGCCAGCGAGCCCCTTGACGGAGTTAGTGATTGAGTACTAACTTCCTCGCATGGTCAGGATGAGCGCAGAGGAGAGGCGCGAGAGCGTCATCGACGCGGCGATGAGGGAGTTCGCCCGCGGCGGTTACCACGGGACCTCGACCGAGGTGATCGCCAAGCGCGTCGGTGTCTCGCAGCCGTATCTCTTC
Proteins encoded in this region:
- a CDS encoding amidohydrolase family protein; amino-acid sequence: MPDSQPQPPHSSSGSSSGSSSDSSSGRSEGAGLLLCGARLTDGRTVDVRLSGGRIEAVGTAGSLAAGGTRACGARVDLGGYLLLPAPAEPHTHGDTALSADEDGPVSYDPRDVQRRATEAALLQLGHGATAVRAHVRVGDVQGLGALAAVLQARRSLRGLTELTTVAVPRMLTGVAGADGLAILRDAVKMGASVVGGCPDLDPDPTGYVQAVLEVASEHGCPVDLHTDATEPARLARIAAMAGGLRPGVTLAPCGGLGRLPTEVASRTADQFAAAGVTVVCVPQGGCGGVERRDTAPVRLLRAAGVRVAAGSGALRDVSNPVGRGDPLEAAYLLASRHGLRPEDAYDAVSASARAVLGLPEVRVEAGFPAELLAVRGDRLAGALSLAYSRIVVHRGRVVARTSAVREYCDSAVAAELGLPRQGRGQVS
- the rpmG gene encoding 50S ribosomal protein L33 — its product is MAATDVRPKITLACVECKERNYITKKNRRNNPDRLEMKKHCPRCKAHTAHRETR
- a CDS encoding MaoC family dehydratase N-terminal domain-containing protein yields the protein MALDQSFVGRTYPPTDPYEVGREKIREFAEAVGDANPAYTDPDAAKALGHPDVIAPPTFVFAITFKAAGQVIQDPQLGLDYSRVVHGDQKFSYVRPVRAGDRLTVTSTIEAIKSLAGNDILDIRGEVHDEAGEHVVTAWTKLVARAAEEA
- a CDS encoding MaoC family dehydratase: MTAKISYSDVEVGTELPAQTFTVTRATLVRYAGASGDFNPIHWNEKFAREVGLPDVIAHGMFTMAEAIRVVTDWTGDPGAVVEYGVRFTKPVVVPNDDEGATVEVSGKIGAKLDDHTVRVDLTATSAGQKILGMSRAVVRLA